The following proteins come from a genomic window of Paenibacillus spongiae:
- a CDS encoding response regulator, which produces MANRILIVDDAAFMRMMIRDILTKNGYEVVGEAQDGAQAIEKFKELKPDLTTMDITMPEMDGIVALKEIKKIDGNAKVIMCSAMGQQAMVIDAIQAGAKDFIVKPFQADRVIEAIKKTLG; this is translated from the coding sequence ATGGCAAACCGCATTTTGATCGTAGACGACGCAGCTTTCATGCGAATGATGATTCGCGACATTTTGACGAAGAACGGGTACGAGGTAGTCGGAGAAGCGCAGGACGGCGCCCAGGCGATTGAGAAGTTCAAGGAGTTGAAGCCGGATCTGACGACAATGGACATTACCATGCCGGAGATGGACGGCATCGTCGCGCTGAAAGAGATTAAGAAAATTGATGGCAACGCAAAAGTCATTATGTGTTCCGCAATGGGACAACAGGCTATGGTGATCGACGCGATTCAAGCAGGAGCGAAGGATTTCATCGTGAAACCGTTCCAGGCCGACCGCGTGATCGAGGCCATCAAAAAAACACTCGGTTAA
- the fliY gene encoding flagellar motor switch phosphatase FliY — protein MTSKDYLSQEEIDALLRQSSDQPDMPSADETGELNTYLNSMEQDALGEIGNITFGSAATALSTLLGKKVDITTPEVSLIRRDQLDNEFPKPHVAVSVHYVDGFQGINSLVIRTADAQTIADLMLGGEGKVLGDELNDIHISAVQEAMNQMMGSSATSMSTIFNRFVNISPPGIDILNVSNGEGIDSLPPDDKFIKIAFRLRIGELIDSTIMQLLPIKFAKEMVDTLMGGTSEPAAAEAPAPSVQAPAASAPSAPPVYAEAAIPAQAQQAPQASYPPPMPPMSQPYAAAPSVPQTYGGLPGRNVNVQPVQFANFQGAPYVQAEESNLNLLLDIPLKVTVELGRTQKQIKDILELSQGSIIELDKLAGEPVDILVNNKLIAKGEVVVIDENFGVRVTDIVSQWDRIQKLQ, from the coding sequence ATGACCAGTAAAGACTACTTGTCGCAAGAAGAAATCGATGCCTTGCTGCGTCAGTCCTCCGATCAGCCGGATATGCCTTCGGCAGATGAGACAGGGGAGCTAAATACATATTTAAACTCCATGGAGCAAGATGCGCTTGGTGAGATCGGCAATATAACCTTCGGCAGTGCGGCAACGGCGCTGTCCACCCTGCTGGGGAAGAAAGTCGATATTACGACGCCGGAAGTATCTCTTATTCGCAGAGACCAGCTGGATAATGAATTTCCGAAGCCGCATGTGGCCGTATCCGTTCATTATGTGGACGGCTTTCAAGGGATCAATTCATTAGTGATCCGAACGGCCGACGCGCAAACGATAGCGGATTTGATGCTGGGCGGCGAAGGAAAAGTGCTGGGCGACGAATTGAACGATATTCATATCAGCGCCGTTCAGGAAGCGATGAACCAGATGATGGGTTCTTCCGCCACCTCGATGTCAACGATATTCAACCGCTTCGTCAACATTTCGCCACCGGGCATTGACATACTGAATGTTTCGAACGGTGAGGGCATCGACAGCCTTCCGCCCGACGATAAATTCATTAAAATTGCTTTTCGACTCCGAATCGGAGAGCTGATCGATTCGACGATCATGCAGCTGCTTCCGATTAAGTTCGCCAAAGAAATGGTCGATACGCTGATGGGCGGTACGTCTGAACCGGCCGCAGCGGAAGCTCCGGCACCAAGCGTGCAAGCGCCTGCCGCAAGCGCGCCGTCCGCGCCTCCGGTATACGCCGAAGCGGCCATTCCCGCACAAGCGCAGCAGGCTCCGCAGGCCTCGTATCCGCCGCCTATGCCGCCTATGTCGCAGCCCTATGCTGCTGCGCCGAGCGTACCGCAAACATATGGCGGGCTGCCTGGCCGAAACGTCAATGTACAGCCTGTACAGTTCGCGAATTTTCAAGGCGCGCCTTATGTGCAAGCGGAAGAATCGAACCTTAATTTATTGCTCGACATCCCGTTGAAGGTAACGGTAGAATTAGGAAGGACTCAGAAGCAAATTAAGGATATTCTTGAGTTGTCGCAAGGATCCATCATTGAGCTGGACAAGCTGGCCGGAGAACCGGTCGATATTCTGGTCAACAACAAATTAATCGCGAAAGGCGAAGTTGTCGTTATCGACGAGAATTTTGGCGTCAGGGTCACCGATATTGTCAGCCAATGGGACAGGATCCAAAAACTGCAGTAA
- a CDS encoding flagellar biosynthetic protein FliO, with the protein MKQRQTLRLAGLSFVYWLMTAGWAAAEETVDSPMNDKPPVIPASSITGYLIWVIFALLLVIGLIVLVIKLLSKRSRGWGANRSLRSLGGIPLGQNKSLQVVELSGRIYVVGVGENVSLLDKIDDPVEAQMVLDDMQQQTGQVWNATSLKDMVGRFRNRNTDSSAGPNDERWQESESFQTLLNNRMKRQAENKQKMEELLKEQNQNDRLLDE; encoded by the coding sequence ATGAAACAACGGCAAACTTTACGGCTTGCAGGACTTTCCTTCGTCTACTGGCTGATGACGGCAGGATGGGCTGCAGCAGAAGAAACAGTGGATTCACCAATGAACGACAAGCCACCGGTTATACCAGCCTCCAGTATAACCGGTTACTTGATCTGGGTCATATTCGCACTGCTGCTCGTCATTGGCCTGATTGTGCTCGTCATTAAGCTGCTGTCGAAGCGCAGTCGCGGATGGGGAGCTAATCGCTCGCTGCGCTCGCTTGGCGGCATACCGCTTGGCCAGAACAAGTCTCTGCAGGTCGTTGAATTATCCGGACGAATCTATGTAGTCGGCGTGGGCGAGAACGTGTCCTTGCTTGACAAAATCGATGACCCGGTTGAAGCGCAGATGGTGCTGGACGATATGCAGCAGCAAACCGGCCAAGTATGGAACGCCACATCCTTGAAAGATATGGTGGGCCGATTCCGCAACCGCAATACGGATTCTTCTGCCGGGCCGAATGATGAACGGTGGCAGGAGTCAGAGTCTTTCCAGACCTTGCTGAACAATCGTATGAAGCGTCAAGCGGAGAACAAACAGAAGATGGAAGAGCTACTCAAAGAGCAAAATCAAAACGATCGGTTGTTGGACGAATGA